In the genome of Flavobacterium panacagri, one region contains:
- a CDS encoding cytochrome c3 family protein has protein sequence MKKAVFLFSTIFLAIFFVNCSNKSEEYIDPRGTDYAGSESCVQCHKVQSEMALHSSHFKATAPAILGNVSGDFDSKNHTFIYDKDTKLVMQKRGDSLYQVLYKNGKEVSKYKFEIVFGTKHAQTSVYWKNNNTYELPVSFYHSINNWATSPGFPADKPYFDRMVVKDCYACHSSNISSRTVNQSSEDKNFMSMDVEDAINKKTIVYGIDCERCHGPAKKHVDFHLKNPNIKIANSITSFKSLSRQQRLDACALCHAGNDGMKLKSRFDFKPGDNLSEYFRETRSINDTATFDVHGNQFRLMAQSKCFMNSNKMDCITCHNPHENASKNMASYSKICMSCHQGLKHNETTLKTMPEKLLADNCIECHMPKKASNAINFQLSNSKQLSSYILRTHKIGIYPSAKK, from the coding sequence ATGAAAAAAGCTGTATTTCTATTCTCCACTATTTTCTTGGCAATTTTCTTTGTCAACTGTTCCAATAAATCAGAAGAATACATAGATCCTCGCGGCACCGATTATGCGGGTTCGGAAAGTTGTGTGCAATGTCATAAAGTACAATCTGAAATGGCGCTTCACAGTTCCCATTTTAAAGCTACTGCTCCTGCAATTTTAGGAAATGTTTCAGGCGATTTCGATTCTAAAAATCATACTTTCATTTATGATAAAGACACCAAATTGGTCATGCAAAAACGGGGCGACAGTTTGTATCAAGTTTTATACAAAAACGGAAAAGAAGTTTCTAAATATAAATTCGAAATTGTTTTTGGAACTAAACATGCACAAACCTCTGTTTACTGGAAAAATAATAACACTTACGAATTACCGGTTTCATTTTATCATTCTATAAACAATTGGGCTACAAGTCCGGGTTTTCCCGCTGATAAACCTTATTTTGACCGAATGGTGGTTAAAGATTGTTATGCCTGTCATAGTTCTAATATTAGTTCGCGCACGGTTAATCAAAGTTCTGAAGACAAAAATTTCATGTCTATGGACGTTGAAGATGCCATCAATAAAAAAACGATTGTGTACGGAATTGACTGTGAGCGCTGTCATGGGCCAGCCAAAAAACATGTTGATTTTCATTTGAAAAACCCTAACATTAAAATCGCCAATAGCATTACAAGTTTTAAATCATTGAGCAGACAACAAAGACTGGATGCCTGTGCTTTATGCCATGCAGGAAATGATGGAATGAAATTAAAATCCCGTTTTGATTTTAAACCAGGAGATAATTTATCCGAATACTTTCGTGAAACCCGAAGTATAAATGACACTGCTACTTTTGATGTTCACGGAAACCAATTTAGGTTAATGGCACAAAGTAAATGTTTTATGAACAGCAATAAAATGGATTGTATTACGTGTCATAATCCGCATGAAAATGCATCTAAAAACATGGCGTCTTATTCTAAAATCTGTATGAGCTGTCATCAGGGATTAAAACACAATGAAACAACGCTTAAAACAATGCCTGAAAAATTATTGGCAGATAATTGCATAGAATGCCACATGCCCAAAAAAGCTTCGAACGCGATTAATTTCCAGCTTTCAAACAGCAAACAATTATCCAGTTATATTTTGAGAACGCACAAGATCGGAATTTATCCTAGTGCTAAAAAGTAA
- a CDS encoding 6-pyruvoyl trahydropterin synthase family protein, with translation MSNIRITKQFSFETGHALYGYDGKCKNVHGHSYKLSVTVIGSPITDRSNVKFGMVIDFSDLKKIVKEEIVDQFDHATVFNQTTPHIELANELKNRGHHVILVDYQPTSENMVVDFAERIKNRLPAGIALFSLKLQETESSFAEWYASDNV, from the coding sequence ATGAGTAATATCAGAATTACAAAACAATTTAGTTTCGAAACCGGTCACGCTTTGTACGGTTACGACGGAAAATGCAAGAACGTTCACGGACATAGTTATAAATTATCGGTAACGGTTATTGGCTCGCCAATTACGGATCGATCGAATGTAAAGTTCGGAATGGTGATTGATTTTTCGGATCTAAAGAAAATTGTAAAAGAAGAAATCGTCGATCAGTTCGATCATGCAACTGTTTTTAATCAAACGACTCCACATATTGAATTGGCTAATGAATTAAAAAATCGTGGACATCATGTAATTTTGGTTGATTACCAGCCAACAAGTGAAAATATGGTGGTTGATTTTGCAGAACGAATTAAAAATAGACTTCCTGCCGGAATTGCTCTTTTCTCATTAAAACTTCAGGAAACAGAATCTTCGTTTGCAGAATGGTATGCAAGTGATAATGTTTAA
- a CDS encoding AraC family transcriptional regulator, whose protein sequence is MLNVKYNLTTCSSYLTDMAAGFNAVSSQKVEIKNNQFVFPKSVGEGTFACYDVDTGLAVVIMDCIFFDDVNFIRLPAEINYFHAMSFNLTNFSFMVNKDGKEKQLEGESWRNKIFYSTSKTELSWIAPATIPIRMVVLLLSREWVINKYRLKKQQSHIPYQKELLEDVPLQFTLDLDLETVMLTQEIITSTPPDFLVKLFYKGYAKRLIALALEREAGYSNSIGTLKYHDVLTIIDAKKSIEDHLERPIPILDDLAKNCSMSSSKFANMFKAMYVKSYLQFFQELKMEKAAELLKKNFEIVDVAKSVGFVNQSHFTKVFKEYFRMPPKAYRDAAVKH, encoded by the coding sequence ATGTTAAACGTAAAGTACAATTTAACCACATGCAGCAGCTACCTTACTGATATGGCGGCGGGCTTTAACGCGGTATCCTCACAAAAAGTTGAAATAAAAAATAATCAGTTCGTTTTTCCTAAATCGGTCGGAGAAGGAACTTTTGCTTGTTATGATGTTGATACAGGACTAGCGGTGGTAATTATGGATTGTATATTTTTTGATGATGTAAACTTTATACGCCTTCCAGCAGAAATTAATTATTTCCACGCCATGAGTTTTAACCTTACTAATTTTTCTTTCATGGTAAATAAAGATGGAAAGGAAAAACAGCTTGAAGGGGAGAGCTGGAGGAATAAAATATTTTATAGTACATCTAAAACAGAACTTTCATGGATTGCTCCTGCAACTATTCCTATCAGGATGGTGGTGCTATTGCTGTCAAGAGAATGGGTAATCAATAAATACCGTCTTAAAAAACAACAAAGTCATATACCCTATCAAAAAGAATTGTTGGAAGATGTGCCATTACAGTTTACATTGGACTTAGACCTTGAAACGGTAATGTTGACACAAGAAATTATTACAAGTACACCTCCTGATTTTCTCGTAAAACTTTTTTATAAAGGTTATGCTAAACGTTTGATTGCACTGGCATTAGAAAGAGAAGCAGGATATTCCAATTCTATAGGAACATTAAAATACCATGATGTGCTTACTATTATTGATGCAAAAAAAAGTATAGAAGACCATTTGGAACGGCCAATTCCTATTTTAGACGATTTAGCGAAGAACTGCAGTATGAGTTCATCAAAATTTGCTAATATGTTTAAAGCGATGTATGTTAAAAGTTATCTGCAGTTTTTTCAGGAGTTGAAAATGGAGAAAGCAGCCGAATTGTTAAAGAAAAATTTTGAGATTGTTGATGTAGCAAAATCTGTTGGTTTTGTAAATCAGAGTCATTTTACGAAAGTGTTTAAAGAGTATTTTAGAATGCCTCCAAAAGCGTATCGTGATGCTGCAGTGAAACACTAA
- the rsmI gene encoding 16S rRNA (cytidine(1402)-2'-O)-methyltransferase, whose product MSKLYIVPTPIGNLEDMTFRAIRVLKEVDLILAEDTRTSGKLLKHFEIGTHMHSHHMHNEHKTTENLIARLKAGETIALISDAGTPAISDPGFLLTRACVENKIDVECLPGATAFVPALVNSGLPNDKFVFEGFLPDKKGRQTRFLTLAEETRTMILYVSPHKLVKTLAEFVQYFGEDRQVCVSRELSKLHEENVRGTAKEVLANFEKTAPRGEIVVVVAGKTITKEPKKSKFSKDEEE is encoded by the coding sequence ATGTCAAAATTATATATCGTTCCAACGCCAATTGGCAATCTTGAAGACATGACTTTTAGAGCCATTCGGGTTTTGAAAGAAGTCGATTTGATTTTGGCCGAAGATACCCGCACAAGTGGCAAACTATTAAAGCATTTTGAAATTGGCACGCACATGCACAGCCATCATATGCACAATGAACACAAAACTACCGAAAATCTAATTGCAAGATTAAAAGCAGGCGAAACTATCGCTTTGATTTCAGACGCAGGAACTCCGGCAATTTCTGATCCCGGATTTTTATTGACAAGAGCCTGTGTTGAAAATAAAATTGATGTTGAATGTCTTCCTGGTGCAACGGCTTTTGTTCCCGCACTTGTAAACAGCGGACTACCAAACGACAAATTTGTTTTTGAAGGATTTCTGCCTGATAAAAAAGGTCGCCAGACTCGTTTCTTGACTTTGGCCGAAGAAACCCGAACAATGATTTTATACGTTTCGCCACACAAACTCGTTAAAACTTTAGCCGAATTTGTACAATATTTTGGTGAAGACAGACAAGTCTGCGTTTCGAGAGAATTATCAAAATTACACGAAGAAAATGTACGCGGAACAGCAAAAGAAGTTTTGGCGAATTTTGAAAAAACAGCTCCACGTGGCGAAATCGTCGTTGTCGTTGCTGGAAAAACCATAACAAAAGAACCTAAGAAAAGTAAATTTTCTAAGGATGAAGAAGAATAA
- a CDS encoding enoyl-CoA hydratase/isomerase family protein, producing MSSENLNGSLETSFQNTIATVQFGHPASNSFPRALLNQLTTEINSLSRDENVSVIILKSEGNRAFCSGASFDELLQVENEEQGTEFFSGFAHLLNAMRNCNKLIIGRVQGKAVGGGVGIISACDYVFATPESAIKLSELAIGIGPFVIEPAVSRKIGKTAMTQMTLAPHEWKSAEWAFEKGLYSALSDSVNLDQDVENFAQKLSSYNPEALFEMKKIIWEGTEQWESLLFERAAITGKLVLSDFSRNALLQFKK from the coding sequence ATGAGTTCAGAAAATCTAAATGGAAGTTTAGAAACTTCTTTTCAAAATACAATTGCAACGGTACAATTTGGACATCCTGCCAGTAATTCTTTTCCGAGGGCTTTGTTAAACCAACTTACGACTGAAATTAATTCGCTGAGCAGAGATGAAAATGTTTCGGTTATTATTTTAAAAAGTGAAGGAAACAGAGCATTTTGTTCCGGAGCTTCTTTTGATGAACTTTTGCAGGTTGAAAATGAGGAACAAGGCACAGAGTTTTTCTCAGGCTTTGCTCATTTGTTAAATGCCATGCGCAATTGCAATAAATTAATTATTGGTCGTGTTCAGGGAAAAGCTGTTGGTGGTGGAGTCGGAATTATTTCGGCTTGTGATTATGTTTTTGCTACTCCTGAAAGTGCTATAAAATTGTCTGAACTGGCAATCGGAATTGGCCCATTTGTTATTGAACCTGCTGTTTCTCGTAAAATAGGAAAAACGGCGATGACTCAAATGACTTTGGCACCACATGAATGGAAATCTGCTGAATGGGCTTTTGAAAAAGGACTTTATTCAGCTTTAAGTGATTCTGTGAATTTGGATCAGGATGTCGAAAATTTTGCCCAAAAATTAAGTTCTTATAATCCCGAAGCTTTATTTGAAATGAAAAAGATTATTTGGGAAGGGACAGAGCAATGGGAATCTCTTTTGTTTGAGCGTGCTGCAATTACAGGTAAATTGGTTTTATCTGATTTTAGCAGAAATGCTTTACTGCAGTTTAAAAAATAG
- a CDS encoding HopJ type III effector protein gives MSIQAFLEKVKQTPTQITFPETIAVIEENYNFTPTAFQNGTQHNAAGENSGSCKLFSFAKLQNLSKDETLACFGAFYFEEVLGDPNGTNHQNIRNFINLGWDGIQFEGNALEAK, from the coding sequence ATGAGCATTCAAGCCTTTTTAGAAAAAGTAAAACAAACTCCAACACAAATCACATTTCCTGAAACTATTGCCGTAATCGAAGAAAATTACAATTTTACACCAACCGCTTTTCAAAATGGAACACAGCACAATGCTGCAGGAGAAAATTCTGGTTCTTGTAAATTATTTTCTTTTGCAAAACTGCAGAATTTAAGCAAAGACGAAACTTTAGCCTGTTTTGGAGCCTTTTATTTTGAAGAAGTTTTAGGAGATCCAAACGGAACTAATCACCAAAATATTAGAAATTTCATCAACTTAGGCTGGGACGGAATTCAGTTTGAAGGAAATGCTTTAGAAGCGAAGTAA
- a CDS encoding MFS transporter — translation MEEIKSNKPDPYQALRYREFNVFLLLRFAMVFAWSMQFIVIEWEVYSLTKSKLSLGIIGLMEVIPAVGMALFAGHIVDQREKKGLLVKCILGFSVVSFGLFLLTWPKIVGGLSSDVILYSIYALVFFGGLVRAFLGPTIFSLLSLIIPKKVYPNAATWSSSVWQVGAVMGPALAGFSINWIGVHWSMCLVFGFSILSLIALSQISKKPILNPKIGESIKDSLTEGLTFVFSNQIILGALSLDMIAVLFGGAVALLPVFAQDILKVGSEGFGLLRAAPAVGSFITVLASAYVPLNKNAGKKLLVAIFVFGLSIILFGLSTYFWLSVFALFLSGLADGISVVIRQTILQLKTPDHMRGRVGAVNSIFVGSSNELGAFESGATAQLMGTVTSVVFGGSITLLTVIFTALKSPTFRNLDLKRDMEDHHKLE, via the coding sequence ATGGAAGAAATTAAATCCAACAAACCTGATCCCTATCAGGCATTACGTTATAGAGAATTCAACGTGTTTTTATTATTGCGTTTTGCAATGGTTTTTGCCTGGTCTATGCAGTTTATTGTAATTGAATGGGAAGTTTACAGTTTAACCAAAAGCAAGCTTTCTTTAGGAATTATAGGTTTAATGGAAGTTATTCCAGCCGTGGGAATGGCTTTGTTCGCCGGACATATTGTAGATCAAAGAGAAAAGAAAGGATTATTGGTAAAATGTATTTTAGGCTTTTCAGTAGTCAGTTTTGGTTTATTTTTACTAACCTGGCCCAAAATAGTTGGAGGTTTATCTTCAGATGTAATCTTGTATTCTATTTACGCTTTAGTCTTTTTTGGAGGTTTGGTTCGCGCCTTTCTTGGGCCCACTATTTTTTCACTTCTATCGTTGATTATTCCTAAAAAAGTATATCCAAATGCTGCAACTTGGAGCAGTTCGGTTTGGCAGGTCGGCGCTGTAATGGGACCGGCGTTGGCAGGATTTTCAATCAACTGGATTGGCGTGCATTGGTCAATGTGTCTGGTATTCGGATTCTCCATTCTTTCTTTAATTGCCTTATCACAAATCAGTAAAAAACCAATCTTAAATCCAAAAATTGGAGAATCTATAAAAGATAGTCTTACTGAAGGTTTGACTTTTGTATTCAGTAACCAAATTATTCTAGGTGCTCTATCGCTTGATATGATTGCAGTACTTTTTGGAGGTGCTGTAGCGTTATTACCCGTTTTTGCTCAGGACATTTTAAAAGTAGGTTCAGAAGGTTTTGGTCTTTTAAGAGCCGCTCCTGCAGTAGGATCTTTTATTACAGTACTCGCTTCTGCGTATGTGCCACTAAATAAAAATGCAGGAAAAAAACTTTTAGTCGCCATATTCGTTTTTGGGTTATCCATTATCTTATTTGGATTATCAACCTATTTTTGGCTTTCTGTTTTTGCTTTATTTTTAAGCGGATTGGCAGACGGAATTTCTGTCGTAATTCGTCAAACCATTTTACAGCTTAAAACTCCAGATCATATGCGTGGTCGTGTGGGTGCAGTAAATTCTATTTTTGTAGGATCCTCAAATGAGCTTGGTGCTTTTGAAAGTGGCGCAACTGCCCAATTAATGGGAACAGTAACGTCTGTCGTTTTTGGAGGAAGTATTACACTTTTGACTGTAATTTTCACTGCATTAAAATCGCCTACCTTTAGAAATTTAGATTTGAAAAGAGATATGGAGGATCATCATAAATTAGAATAA
- the recJ gene encoding single-stranded-DNA-specific exonuclease RecJ: protein MRWTLKPKPSEDKIKHLAQALNVEDFVATLLIQRGIETFDDAKNFFRPSLEHLHDPYLMKDMDKAVARIEKAIENQENILVFGDYDVDGTTAVSLVSSYLKSHYPNIATYIPDRYDEGYGVSYKGIDFADDNGFSLIIALDCGIKSIDHIAYAKAKNIDFIVCDHHRPGEFLPDAVAILDPKREDCSYPYDELCGCGVGFKLIQALGQNRNETIEDLVPYLDLVATAIAADIVPITGENRVLAYFGLKVINSEPRPGIKALVHQVKKKVLDITDVVFIISPRINAAGRIKHGNHAVELLTEFDFEQAQQFASEIEQYNADRKDLDKKITKEAFQQILQNNEEERFSTVVFQEDWHKGVIGIVASRLIETYYRPTLVFTKSGDKYAASARSVKGFDVYNALDACSEHLEQFGGHMYAAGMTLKAENYQLFKEAFEKCVQETIKPEMRTPEIEIDAEINFSDITPKLIRILKQFEPFGPQNMTPVFMTTDVKDTGYAKTLGAEEEHLRLFAKQSRSLGTDGIAAIGFGLGKKLNIAQNQNLFQLAYTIAENEWNGTVSTQLMLKDIRTNGRN, encoded by the coding sequence ATGCGTTGGACATTAAAACCAAAACCTTCTGAAGATAAAATCAAACATTTGGCGCAAGCTTTAAATGTAGAAGATTTTGTAGCAACACTTTTGATTCAGCGTGGTATAGAAACTTTTGATGATGCTAAGAATTTCTTTCGCCCTTCTTTAGAACATCTGCATGATCCGTATTTGATGAAAGATATGGACAAAGCCGTTGCGAGAATCGAAAAAGCGATTGAAAACCAGGAAAACATCTTGGTTTTTGGCGATTACGATGTGGACGGAACAACAGCAGTTTCTTTGGTTTCATCTTATTTAAAATCGCATTATCCAAATATTGCCACTTATATTCCAGATCGTTATGACGAAGGTTATGGAGTTTCCTATAAAGGAATTGACTTTGCAGACGATAACGGATTTTCATTAATTATCGCTCTCGATTGTGGTATTAAATCCATCGATCATATTGCTTACGCGAAAGCGAAAAACATCGACTTTATTGTCTGCGATCACCACAGACCAGGAGAATTTCTACCAGATGCCGTTGCCATTCTAGATCCAAAAAGAGAAGACTGCTCTTATCCTTATGACGAATTATGCGGTTGCGGAGTCGGTTTTAAACTGATTCAGGCTTTAGGCCAAAATCGAAATGAAACGATTGAAGATTTAGTTCCGTATCTGGATTTGGTTGCTACAGCAATTGCAGCCGATATTGTTCCGATAACTGGGGAGAATCGAGTTTTGGCTTATTTCGGATTGAAGGTAATCAATAGCGAACCAAGACCAGGAATAAAGGCTTTGGTACATCAGGTAAAAAAGAAAGTTTTAGACATTACCGATGTTGTTTTTATTATTTCGCCACGAATTAATGCCGCAGGAAGAATCAAACACGGAAATCATGCTGTTGAATTGTTAACCGAATTTGATTTTGAGCAAGCACAGCAATTCGCCTCAGAAATCGAACAATACAACGCCGACCGAAAAGATTTAGATAAAAAAATAACCAAAGAAGCTTTTCAGCAGATTTTACAGAACAATGAAGAAGAACGATTTTCAACTGTCGTTTTTCAGGAAGACTGGCACAAAGGCGTTATCGGAATTGTCGCTTCAAGATTAATTGAAACTTATTATCGTCCGACTTTGGTTTTTACTAAAAGCGGCGATAAATATGCAGCTTCTGCCCGATCTGTAAAAGGATTTGATGTTTATAATGCTCTCGATGCATGTTCAGAACATTTGGAACAATTTGGAGGACATATGTATGCCGCAGGAATGACTTTAAAAGCCGAAAATTATCAGCTTTTTAAAGAAGCTTTTGAGAAATGCGTTCAAGAAACCATTAAACCTGAAATGCGGACTCCAGAAATCGAAATTGATGCCGAAATAAATTTTTCTGATATAACACCAAAACTGATTCGGATTTTAAAACAATTTGAACCTTTTGGCCCACAAAATATGACACCCGTTTTTATGACTACCGATGTTAAAGACACTGGTTATGCCAAAACGCTAGGCGCAGAAGAAGAACATTTAAGGCTTTTTGCAAAACAATCCCGAAGCCTCGGGACAGACGGAATCGCCGCTATCGGTTTCGGACTGGGAAAAAAACTAAACATAGCACAAAATCAAAATCTGTTTCAACTAGCCTACACCATTGCCGAAAATGAATGGAATGGAACTGTTTCAACTCAGCTTATGCTGAAAGATATTCGAACAAATGGAAGAAATTAA
- a CDS encoding thymidine kinase — protein sequence MFLENTVNHKEQFGWIEVICGSMFSGKTEELIRRLKRAQFAKQRVEIFKPAIDTRYHDEMVVSHDSNEIRSTPVPAAANILILAQGCDVIGIDEAQFFDDEIITVCNDLANQGIRVIVAGLDMDFKGNPFGPMPGLMATAEYVTKVHAVCTRTGNLANYSFRKTDNDKLVMLGETEEYEPLSRAAYFKAMKKNQEK from the coding sequence ATGTTTCTCGAAAATACAGTAAATCACAAAGAACAATTTGGTTGGATTGAAGTTATTTGTGGATCAATGTTTTCGGGTAAAACCGAAGAGTTAATCCGCAGATTAAAGCGTGCGCAGTTTGCCAAACAACGAGTTGAAATTTTTAAACCCGCGATAGATACCCGTTATCATGATGAAATGGTAGTGTCTCACGATTCTAATGAGATTCGTTCTACACCAGTTCCAGCAGCTGCTAATATTTTAATTTTAGCACAAGGCTGTGATGTAATCGGAATTGATGAAGCGCAGTTTTTTGATGATGAAATTATCACAGTCTGTAATGATTTAGCCAATCAGGGAATTCGTGTAATTGTTGCCGGTTTGGATATGGATTTTAAAGGAAATCCGTTTGGGCCAATGCCGGGACTCATGGCTACTGCAGAATATGTAACCAAAGTGCATGCGGTTTGCACCAGAACAGGAAATTTAGCTAATTACAGTTTTAGAAAAACAGATAATGATAAACTGGTGATGCTGGGAGAAACTGAAGAATACGAACCACTTAGCCGTGCAGCGTATTTTAAAGCAATGAAAAAAAATCAAGAAAAATAA
- a CDS encoding UDP-2,3-diacylglucosamine diphosphatase, whose product MKKIYFASDQHFGAPTQELSLPREKKFVAWLDEVKEDAEAIFLLGDLFDFWFEYKTVVPKGFVRVLGKLAEIRDSGIPIYFFVGNHDLWMEDYFEKELNIPVYHDNKEFTFNGKTFLIGHGDGKGPGDKGYKRMKKVFTNPFSKWLFRWLHPDLGVGLAQYLSVKNKLISGDEDIKFLGEDKEWLILYAKRKLETKHYNYFIFGHRHLPMIRSVGENSEYVNLGDWIGYFTYGVFDGEKFELLEYKK is encoded by the coding sequence ATGAAAAAAATATATTTTGCTTCAGATCAGCATTTTGGTGCGCCGACTCAGGAATTGAGTTTACCGCGCGAAAAGAAATTTGTTGCCTGGTTAGATGAGGTTAAAGAAGATGCAGAAGCCATTTTTTTGTTAGGAGATTTGTTTGATTTTTGGTTTGAATATAAAACAGTCGTTCCGAAAGGTTTTGTACGTGTTTTGGGGAAACTGGCTGAAATTCGCGACAGCGGAATTCCAATTTATTTTTTCGTCGGAAACCATGATTTATGGATGGAAGATTATTTTGAAAAAGAATTGAATATTCCCGTTTACCATGATAATAAAGAATTTACCTTTAACGGAAAAACCTTCCTAATTGGCCACGGCGATGGAAAAGGCCCTGGAGATAAAGGCTATAAAAGAATGAAAAAGGTATTTACGAATCCGTTTTCAAAATGGCTTTTTCGTTGGCTTCATCCAGATTTAGGTGTTGGTTTAGCACAATATCTATCTGTTAAAAACAAATTGATTTCTGGTGACGAAGACATTAAATTTTTAGGTGAAGATAAAGAATGGCTGATTCTATATGCCAAACGAAAGTTAGAAACCAAACATTACAATTACTTTATTTTTGGACATCGTCATTTGCCAATGATTCGTTCTGTTGGCGAAAATTCAGAATATGTAAATCTTGGGGACTGGATTGGTTACTTTACATATGGTGTTTTCGATGGAGAAAAATTTGAACTTTTAGAGTACAAGAAATAA
- a CDS encoding alpha/beta fold hydrolase — MKSFFLSLFLTISLFAKGQNLYIKTYGNEKNKPVIFIHGGPSGNATLFEGTTAQNLANQGFYVIAYDRRGEGRSTDPNATFTYEEAFQDLNSIYSKYHLKKAVLLSHSFGGLVATLYTNKYPQKVSALVLAGALFSQQETYDHILNSIKKIHDGDSKTLNKIAYVEKLDKHSAGYRKHCFDLASDEGYFKMPKPTKASKKLYAHYEAGKFYKTNIRNKNAPLLFYQNEKQNNIDVRPILKKIKTSGVPIFAIYGKQDAIFSSVQIQSIKDITGANHFAFLDNCSHYLFVDQQKEFLSNIKKWLK; from the coding sequence ATGAAATCATTCTTTCTTTCTTTATTCTTGACAATTTCTCTTTTCGCAAAAGGACAAAATCTTTACATCAAAACTTACGGGAATGAGAAGAACAAACCTGTAATTTTCATTCACGGAGGCCCAAGCGGTAATGCGACTTTGTTTGAAGGAACAACAGCACAGAATCTCGCTAACCAAGGTTTTTATGTTATTGCTTACGATCGTCGCGGCGAAGGAAGATCTACAGATCCTAATGCAACTTTTACTTATGAAGAAGCTTTTCAGGATTTAAATTCTATCTATTCAAAGTATCATTTGAAAAAGGCAGTTTTACTTAGCCATAGTTTTGGAGGTTTGGTGGCAACACTTTATACTAATAAATATCCACAGAAAGTAAGCGCTTTGGTTTTGGCGGGAGCTTTATTTTCGCAGCAGGAAACGTATGATCATATTTTAAATTCTATAAAGAAAATCCACGACGGCGATTCTAAAACATTAAATAAAATAGCGTATGTAGAAAAACTTGATAAACATTCTGCAGGATATAGAAAACATTGTTTTGACTTGGCAAGTGATGAAGGTTATTTTAAAATGCCAAAACCAACCAAAGCTTCAAAAAAATTATATGCCCATTATGAAGCCGGTAAATTTTATAAAACCAATATCCGAAACAAAAATGCGCCTTTGCTTTTCTACCAAAACGAAAAACAAAATAACATTGATGTCCGACCAATTTTAAAGAAAATCAAAACTTCTGGCGTTCCTATTTTTGCTATTTATGGAAAACAAGATGCCATTTTTTCATCGGTACAAATTCAATCTATTAAAGATATTACTGGTGCAAATCATTTTGCTTTTCTGGACAATTGCTCTCATTATCTTTTTGTAGATCAGCAGAAAGAATTTCTTTCTAATATAAAGAAATGGCTTAAATAA